Proteins encoded together in one Mobula hypostoma chromosome 9, sMobHyp1.1, whole genome shotgun sequence window:
- the LOC134351320 gene encoding hemoglobin subunit alpha-like, which yields MVLSGPNKQVIEELGHHIKANAETLGADALARLFEIHPQAKTYFPKFNGYKASDQPVRRHGRIVMEAVADAAHNVDNLSKHLEKLAKRHGEELLVDPHNFQLLADCITVTLAIYLPAFTPATHCAVDKFLELLAHELSSKYR from the exons ATGGTACTCTCTGGCCCCAACAAACAGGTTATAGAAGAACTAGGCCACCACATAAAGGCAAATGCTGAAACTTTGGGTGCCGATGCTTTAGCTAG GTTGTTTGAGATCCACCCTCAAGCTAAGACGTACTTCCCGAAATTCAATGGCTAcaaagcctctgaccagcctgtCAGAAGACATGGTCGCATTGTCATGGAAGCTGTGGCGGATGCAGCCCACAACGTGGACAACCTGAGTAAACATCTGGAAAAGCTTGCCAAGAGACATGGTGAAGAACTTCTCGTGGATCCTCATAACTTTCAG CTGTTGGCTGATTGTATCACAGTTACCCTGGCCATTTACTTGCCTGCGTTCACCCCTGCAACCCACTGTGCTGTCGACAAATTCCTTGAGTTGCTCGCACATGAATTGAGCTCCAAGTACCGTTAG